A region of the Stutzerimonas stutzeri genome:
CCAGCCGACGCAGTGCCTGGCCAAGCTTGACCACCTGGGCGGCGAGCGCGGCATCGACCTGCGCCTCGTTGGCGACGATGCGCTCTTCCTCGGCGGTCGGCGGATAGTCGAAGCGCATCGCCACGAAGCGCTGGCGGGTGCTGGGCTTCATGCCCTTGAGCAGGTTTTGGTAACCGGGGTTGTAGGACACCACCAGCATGAAGCCCGGCGGCGCCTTGAGCGCCTCGCCGGTGCGCTCGATGAACAGTTCGCGGCGATCATCGGCCAGCGGGTGCAGTACCACGGCGGTGTCCTGCCGTGCTTCCACCACTTCGTCCAGGTAGCAGATGCCTCCTTCGCGGACCGCGCGGGTCAGCGGACCGTCCTGCCACCAGGTGCCCTGTGCGCCGATCAGGTGTCGGCCGACCAGGTCGGCCGCCGACAGGTCGTCATGGCAGGCCACGGTGTACAGCGGCAGATTCAGGCGATGCGCCATGTGCTGTACGAAACGGGTCTTGCCGCAGCCGGTCGGGCCCTTGATAAGCACGGGCATGCCGTGCTGCCAGGCCTGCTGGAACAGCTGCTCTTCATTGCCCAACGGTTGGTAGAAGGGCGCGTCAGGCGTGCCGGCGGTAGTCGGGATTTCAATCGCATTCACAGGCAAGTACCTCACGGCAGCAGTTGGTTATTTCCATCGCCAAGCTACCGGCCCCGCTTTGCCCCCTCAAGCCATCCGCCGGCAAAGCTTGATTGCGATCAAGTCCCGCGCCGGATGCCTGCCAATCGAAGCCGATTCCAGACGTTTCGGCGTGTTGCGCCCGCGACAAGGCGTCACGTTCGGGGGGTGCCGGTGGCTCTCTTGATTGCCGTCAAGCGCTTTCGGATTGCCGCTCTCATAGCATCCAAGTCGCAAAAAGAAGAAGTCCCCGGGAACTGCCACACCGCCGTAACTAGCAGGAGTCGCCAGAAGCGCTCCCATAGGAGAGAAGGATGAGCAATGTTGGTAAACCTATCCTGGCTGGCCTGATCGCCGGCCTTTCGTTGCTTGGTCTGGCAGTCGCCCAGGCTGCAGCCCCAGAGATGACCGCCGAAGAGAAGGAAGCGTCCAAGCAGATCTATTTCGAGCGTTGTGCAGGTTGCCACGGCGTTCTGCGTAAAGGAGCCACGGGCAAGAATCTAGAGCCACATTGGAGCAAAACCGAAGCGGATGGCAAGAAGACCGAGGGCGGTACCCTCAATCTGGGCACCAAGCGCCTGGAAAACATCATTGCCTATGGCACCGAAGGCGGGATGGTCAACTACGACGACATCCTGACCAAAGAAGAAATCAACATGATGGCGCGCTATATCCAGCACACGCCGGACATTCCGCCAGAGTTCTCCCTGCAGGACATGAAAGACAGCTGGAACCTGATCGTTCCGGTTGAAAAGCGTGTAACCAAGCAGATGAACAAGATCAACCTGCAGAACGTGTTCGCCGTCACCCTGCGTGACGCGGGCAAGCTGGCCCTGATCGACGGTGATACCCACAAGATTTGGAAGGTTCTGGAAAGTGGCTATGCCGTACACATCTCCCGCATGTCCGCATCCGGTCGCTACGTGTACACCACCGGACGTGACGGCCTGACCACCATCATTGACCTCTGGCCTGAAGAACCGATGACCGTTGCGACTGTTCGCTTTGGTTCTGACATGCGCTCCGTTGACGTGTCCAAATTCGAAGGCTACGAAGACAAATACCTGATCGGTGGTACCTATTGGCCGCCGCAGTACAGCATTGTGGATGGTCTGACCCTGGAGCCAATCAAGGTTGTTTCCACCCGCGGCCAGACCGTCGATGGCGAATACCACCCCGAGCCGCGCGTAGCGTCCATCGTCGCTTCGCACATCAAGCCGGAGTGGGTGGTGAACGTGAAGGAAACCGGGCAGATCATCCTGGTCGATTACACCGATCTGAAGAACCTCAAGACCACTACCATCGAGTCGGCCAAGTTCCTTCATGACGGCGGCTGGGACTACTCCAAGCGCTACTTCATGGTTGCTGCCAACGCGTCCAACAAGGTCGCTGCGGTCGACACCAAGACCGGCAAGCTGGCAGCCCTGATCGATACCGCGAAGATCCCGCACCCGGGCCGTGGCGCCAACTTCGTGCACCCGCAGTTCGGTCCGGTATGGTCCACCGGCCACCTGGGCGACGACGTGGTATCGCTCATCTCCACGCCTTCCGAGGAATCCAAGTACGCCAAGTACAAGGAGCACAACTGGAAGGTGGTACAGGAGCTGAAGATGCCGGGCGCCGGCAACCTGTTCGTCAAGACCCACCCGAAGTCGAAGCACTTCTGGGCCGACGCGCCGATGAACCCGGAGCGTGAGGTAGCCGAATCGGTGTACGTGTTCGACATGAACGACCTGAGCAAGGCACCGATCCAGCTCAACGTCGCCAAGGACTCCGGTCTGCCGGAAAGCAAGGCGATCCGCCGCGCTGTGCAGCCCGAGTACAACAAGGCGGGTGACGAAGTGTGGATCTCCCTTTGGGGCGGCAAGACCGACCAGTCCGCGATCGTGATCTATGACGACAAGACACTGAAGCTCAAGCGCGTCATCACCGACCCGGCCGTCGTCACTCCGACCGGTAAGTTCAACGTGTTCAACACCATGAACGACGTGTACTAACCCGCCCGAGGATTGCCTGTTAACACCCACCGCGCCTGGCGCGGTGGGTCTGGCAAGGGAACAGATTCCATGACCGATAAAGACGGCAACAAGCAACAAAAGGGCGGCATCCTTGCGCTACTGCGGCGGCCGAGCACGCGCTATTCGCTCGGCGGCATTTTGATAGTGGGCATTGTTGCCGGCATCGTCTTCTGGGGCGGCTTCAACACTGCGCTTGAAGCGACCAACACCGAAACCTTCTGCATCTCCTGTCACGAGATGGGTGACAACGTTTACCCCGAATACAAGGAAACCATTCATTACGCCAACCGCACCGGCGTGCGCGCGACCTGCCCGGACTGCCATGTGCCAAGGGACTGGACGCACAAGATGGTGCGCAAGGTAGAAGCCTCCAAGGAGCTGTGGGGCAAGATCGTCGGCACCATCGACACCGCCGAGAAGTTCGAAGCCAAGCGGCTGACGCTGGCTCGCCGGGAGTGGGCACGGATGCGCGCATCCGATTCGCGGGAGTGCCGCAACTGCCACAGCCTGGAAAGCATGAGCTCCGACATGCAGAAACAGCGCGCTCGCAAGCAACATGAGATGGCGCGTGAAGACAACCTGACCTGCATTGCTTGCCACAAGGGCATTGCACACCACTTGCCTGAAGGCATGACCGAAGAAGACGAAGATTGATCAAGCGGTCCTGGCGGGCCAGCCAACCATCGATGATGAGGAACCGACTATGAAAAAGACCCTGATGGCCAGTGCGGTGGGGGCGGTGATCGCCTTCGGAACACACGGTGCTATGGCCGCCGCGCCTGCCGATTGGAGTTCGGTGGCAGCGACCGACGTCACGCTGTTCTACCCAGGCGTGTCGCCGGTGGAATGGATCACCAAGGGTACCGAGCACGGTGGTGCGCGAGCCCTGAAAAAAGGCGAAACCTGCGCCGGCTGCCATTCCGAGGAAGCCTCCGACATGGGCGAAAAAATGGCCAGCGGCAAGAAGCTGGAGCCCAGCCCGATTGCCGGCAAGGCGCCTTTCATCAACGCCAAGGTGCAGGCTGCCAATGACGGTGAGAACCTCTACCTGCGTTTCACCTGGAAGCAGCCGGCGGCCTCCGGCGCGGCCCCGATGGACGCTGACAACCCGGTCAAGATCGCCTACATGCTCGAAGGTGGCTCCAAGGTCGAACTGGCCGAAGCGGGCGGTTGCTGGGGCAGCTGTCACGGCGATGCGCGCACCATGCCGGGCGCTGCAGACACCAAGACCAAGTACGTCAAGGACGGCTCGCTGGCCAACGGCGTCTACTACGATCTGAACCAGTGGCGCAGCGGTGAGAACAAGGCCTTCGACGGCTACGTGGCGACCGAGCGAGTGATGGAAGGTGGTCAGGCGTTGGTCGACGCTCAGGGCAAGCTCGACGGTGATACCTGGACAGTGGTATTCACGCGCAAATTCGCTGGAGGCGAAGGTGACGTGACCCTCGCGCCGGGCAACCTCTACAACTTCGGTTTCGCCATCCACGACGACAGTGCCACCGGGCGTTACCACCACGTCTCCCTTGGCTACTCGCTGGGCATCGATGCCCAGGGCGACATCACCGCCGCCAAGCAATAAAACAGTGGCAAGCAACGGGCCGGCGCGATGCCGGCCTCGTGCTGCTCATGATACGCCTACCGGCCTGCGACGGTCAGAGCCGTGCCAGTGGGATGATTTGATTGCAATCAAGGAACCGGCATAGCGGCTCATTCATTCTGAGCCTGCCCGCACAGGTCGCGACGCAGCCGTTCGAAGTCCCGGAACCCACAAACAATGACCAAGGACAAAAGGTTGCCTAGCACAAGCGGTAAATTTACCGTGCACTTGCTCAGTGCGTTTTACTGAGCACCCTTTGGGTGGGCGGTGACGTTCACCCTTTTAGCCTTGAGGAAGATCTGATGAAAAAAATTCTAATCCCGATGCTCGCCCTCGGCGGCGCGCTGGCCATGCAGCCGGCGCTGGCGCAAGACGGTGAAGCGCTGTTCAAGAGCAAGCCTTGCGCGGCCTGCCACAGCGTCGACACCAAGATGGTTGGCCCGGCTCTGAAAGAAGTCGCCGCCAAGAATGCCGGCGTCGAAGGCGCTGCCGACACCCTGGCTCTGCACATCAAGAATGGCAGCCAAGGCGTTTGGGGCCCGATCCCGATGCCGCCAAACCCAGTCACCGAGGAGGAAGCCAAGATCCTCGCCGAGTGGGTTCTTAGCCTCAAGTAAGCTGCTCCGGAGGACGCCATGACAGTTGCCCGACACGCCGTTTCACGTCTGGGGCTGGCCCTGGCGTCCTTTCTCCTGTTTCCCCTTGCTCTGGCTGCAGCGCCCGCTGCCGAGCGCCAGGCAACGCTTGACCACCTGCTTCTTCAGGACTGTGGCTCCTGCCATGGTCTGCGCATGACCGGCGGCCTTGGCCCCGCGCTGACCCGCGAGGCGCTTGCCGGCAAACCCCGTGACAGTCTGATCGCCACCGTTACCCACGGCCGCCCTGGCACCGCCATGCCCGGCTGGAATGCCCTGCTCGACGAGCAGGACATCGCCTATCTGGTTGACCGTCTTCTCGAAGGATATCCCAAGCCATGATTCGTCCTTTTCTGCTGTTGGCTGCGGTCGGTTTGCTTACTGCCTGTGCGCAGCAGCCTTTGCGCGGTACCGGCGACCTCGGTGTAGTGGTGGAGCGTGCCACCGGCAGCCTGCAGATCATCGAGAGCAGCAACCAGAGCCAGATTGCCCGTATCGAAGGCCTTGGGGATCTGTCCCATGCTTCGGTGGTGTTCTCCCGTGATCAGCGTTACGCCTATGTGTTCGGTCGTGATGGTGGGCTGACCAAGGTCGATCTGCTGCGCCATCGCATCGACCGCCGGGTGATTCAGGGCGGCAACAGCATCGGCGGCGCGATCAGCCAGGACGGCACTCTGATAGCGGTCGGCAATTACGAGCCGGGCGGGGTCAAGGTGTTCGACGCCAAGACGCTGGAGCTGGTGGCCGACATCCCCGCCACGCCGCTGGCCGATGGCAGCCGTAATGCTCGCGTGGTCGGCGTGATCGACGTACCCGGCCGGCGCTTCATCTACAGCCTGTTCGATACCGACGAAACCTGGCTGCTGGATTTCAGCCAGGGCAACGAGCCGCAGATCACCCGTTTCGAAGGTATTGGTCGGCAGCCCTACGATGCACTGCTGACGCCGGAGGGTCGTTACTACATTGCCGGGCTGTTCGGCGAGGACGGCATGGCCAAGATCGATCTCTGGCATCCCGAGCGCGGCGTCGAGCGCATTCTTGACGGCTACGGTCGGGGCGAGCAGAAACTGCCGGTCTACAAGATGCCCCACCTGGAAGGCTGGACCGTTGCAGGTAACCAGACCTTCGTACCGGCGGTCGGCCAGCATCGCGTGCTAGTGATGGACTCGCAGAATTGGCAGCAGACCGCTGCCATCGATGTAGCCGGTCAGCCGATCTTCGTCATGGCGCGGCCGGACGCTCGGCAGATATGGGTCAACTTCGCCCATCCGGACAACCACCGGGTTCAGGTCATCGACAGCGAGACTCACGAAATCATCGCCGATCTGGAGCCCGGGCCAGCCGTGCTGCACATGGAATTCACCGCCCGCGGCGATCAGCTCTGGCTGTCGGTGCGTGACGGCGAGGAGATCCAGGTCTGGGACCCTTATACCCTGAAGCTGCTCAAGCGACTGCCGGCGCACAGTCCGAGCGGCATCTTCTTCAGCAGTCGCGCCCACGAGACGGGGTTGTGACATGCATATCGACGCACTCAGCCGCCGCCTGATCGACCGCTACCAGCACGGCATGCCGCTGTGTGCCGAACCCTACCGCGCCATGGCCGAAGAGCTTGGCTGCAGCGAGGGCGAGGTGTTGGCCTGCCTCGAACAGCTGCAGGAGGACGGTGGCCTATCGCGCATCGGCCCGGTATTCGAACACAGCCGTGCCGGCGCCAGCACGCTGGTCGCGCTGGCCGTTCCCGAGGCGCGCCTGGAGCAGGTTGCGGCGCGCATCAATGCATTCCCCGAAGTGAACCACAACTACTTGCGCGAGCACCGTTACAACCTCTGGTTCGTGCTGACAGGACCGGATCGAGCGCATATCGACGCTCTGCTTGCCGAGATCGAAGCCGACACAGGGCTGGTGCCGCTCGATCTGCCGATGCTTCACGCATTCCGCATCGACCTGGGCTTTCCGCTGGGAGATCCGTCATGAACAGTTGCCTGAACGAACTGCAGGCGATGCAGTTGCGCCGCCTGCTAGAGACCGGGCTGCCACTGGCCGCGCGCCCTTATCAACGACTGGCCGAGCAGATAGGGAGCGTCGAGGAGCACGTGCTCCAGCAGATCCAGCGCTGGCAGGAAGAGGGCCTGTTCCGCCGTGTCGGTCTGGTGCTCAAGCACCGCGCCCTCGGTTTTCGCGCCAACGCCATGCTGGTAATGGATATACCGGATGCGCAGGTGGACGAAATTGGCAGGCGCCTTGGTCAGGCGGCAGGGGTGAACCTCTGTTATCAGCGTCCGCGGCGTCTGCCGCAGTGGCCATACAACCTGTTCTGCATGGTCCACGGGCGCGAGCGTGAGCAGGTCTGCCAGCTGATCGAGCGCTTGCTGGCGGATAACGGCTTGAGCGAGGTGCCTCATCAGCTGCTGTTCAGTACGCGCGCCTTCAAGCAGTGCGGTGGCCGCTTTGCGCCGCCGCTAAGGGAAGTCGTCAATGGATGAGCTAGATCGGCAACTGATCAATCGCCTGCAGCACGGTCTGCCGCTGGTACGCCATCCCTGGGAGGCTTTGGCTGAAGAATTGGGCAGCACCGCCGAGGTCTTGCGCCTGCGGGTCCAGGCCTTGCTGGACGACGGCACGCTGACTCGCTTCGGTCCGATGTTCGATATCGATCGTCTCGGCGGTGCCTTCACGCTGGCGGCGTTGTCGGTGCCCGAGGCACGCTTCGATGCCGTCGCCGCGCAGCTGGAAGCGATGCCAGAGGTGGCGCACAACTATCGTCGTGAGCACCAGTGGAACATGTGGTTCGTGCTTGGTTGCGAAACGCCCCAGGGCATCACCGAGACCATTGCGCGCATCGAGGCGCAAACCGGACTCACGGTGCTCAATTTGCCGAAAGAGGAAACCTTTCATGTCGGTTTGCACTTCCCCGTCTGACGAGGGCCTGACGCGCCGCCTGATCGAGCTTACCGAGGCTGGGTTGCCACTGGTGGCCGATCCCTGGGCATGGCTTGCCGAGGAGCTTGGGATCGACGTGGACGACACGCTTGCCCTGTTGCAACGGCTGCAGGCCGACGGTGCAATCCGCCGGGTCGCGGCGATACCCAACCACTACCGTCTCGGTTATCGACACAACGGCATGACCGTGTGGGACGTCGACGATGCCGAGATCGCGAGATTGGGCGCGCTGATCGGCGCCCAGCCCTTCGTCAGCCACTGCTATCGCCGACCACGTCAGGAAGGCTGGCCCTACAACCTGTTCGCCATGGTGCACGGGCGTGATGCCAGTGACATCGAGGCCTACCGCAATCAGATCCGCGCGCTGCTGGGCAATGCCTGCCGGGCAAACGACATGTTGGTATCCAGCCGTATTCTGAAGAAGACCGGTCTGCGTCTGGCTGGGCAACGCCGCGTCTGACATCCGTACGGCGCCGTGGCGTGGCTGCGTTCAGCATCGGCTGAGCACAACCCTGCGCCAATATGACCCTCGTGTTCGCGTGTCGGATAGGCAGAATAAGCTTGTTCAAACGCCTCCAAAAAGCTGCAGCCCTCGCCACGTCTGGCCTCGCAGCGACCTATCCAGCTCCGCGGAATGCCCTACTGTAACGTTCGGGTTTTTCTTGATTGCCATCAAGCAGGTTTCGATAGCCCCCTTCTTAAACTGGCCACGCCAAGCCATGAGGAGGCGACCATGTCCGAGACCTTCACCAAAGGTATGGCGGCGATTTTCAAGGTAGTTGTCGCGTGAGCGTGTCACGCTGCCTTTGATGTTTGCTGCAGTACCGCTTCCCGCTCAGGGTTCAGGCACACGATCGGTGCCAGTGACCAGTTCCTGATGTCGCCGCTCCAGCGCTCCGGGTACCGTGCGCGTGCCGCCTCGTACAGCTCGATACGCTTGCGCAGCAGCTCTTCCGCTTGGCCGGTATGTCGCTGCGCCGGGGTCACGAACTTCAGGGCGCTGTGGCGATGTTCATGGTTGTACCAGTCCACGAAGCGGTTCACCCAGCTCCTGGCCTGCTCCAGCGTGTCGAAGGGCCGCTCCGGCCACAGCGGGCAGTACTTCGCCGTGCGGAACAGGGCCTCGGCATAGGCGTTGTCATTGCTCACCCGCGGGCGGCTGAACGAGGGCATCACACCCAGGTTCTGCATGGCCGCCAGCATGGTCGAGCCCTTCATCGCGCTGCCGTTGTCCGAGTGCAGTACCAGCGGCTGGCCTGCCCGCTGTTCACGTAGGCAGGCCTGGCGTAGCAGCTGGGCGGCCTGCTCGGCGCTTTCACTTTCATGCACCTCGTTGGCCACCAGCTTGCGGCTGTAGACGTCCTTGATCATGTACCAGTAGAAGTAACGGCCCTTGACCGTGGTCGGCAGCCAGGTGATGTCCCAGCACCACAGCTGGTTCGGGCCGTCGGCCACATGGGTCGTCAGCGCTCGTTTCACCGGTGGGCGACTGCGGCCGCGCGGATGCTGCTGTTCGGCTTCCTTCAGCACCCGGTAGAAGGTCGACTCCGAGGCCAGCCAGGTGCCCTGATCGGCCAGCCGCGCCACGATCTGCTGCGGCGGCAGGCTGGCAAACTCGGGCTGGTTGGCGGCCTCCAGCACGCGGCGGCGCTCTTGCGGACTCAGCTTGTTGGCCGGCTCAGCTCGTTGTGCCGAAGGACGCCGATCCTCCGGGCAGTGCTGCCAGCGCTGCAGGCTGCGCAACGACAGGCCCAGTTCGGCGCAGGCCTGCGCCCGCCGCGCTCCCGCCGCCACGGCTTCCTCGATCAACTGCAGGGTTTCACGGCGATCCGGGGCGCTGATCATTCGTCCTCGTCCTTCCCCCAGAGCGCCTCGGCTTTTTTTCGCAACACCAGCAGGGCCGCGGTTTCTGCCAGCGCCGCATCCTTGCGCCGCAGCTCACGCTCCAGCTGCTTGATGCGCTTCTTCGCGGCCTTTTCCTCTTCGCGCTCGCGCCGGGTCTTGCTTGGCTGAACCGAGCCGTTGGCCTGCTCGCAGGCTTCGCGCCAGGCCTTAATCTGCTCGACATACAGGCCTTTGCGCCGGCAGTACTCCGCCAGCTCGGCCGCATTGAGGCTGGCGCTTTCCAGCACCACCCGAAACTTGTCCTGGCTCGACCACTGGTCGGCCTGCTGTCCATCTCCCGGCACCACTGCTCCCGCTGCTCTGGCCTGTTTGCGCCAAGCATACAGGGTGGCATCGGTAATGCCTGTCGCTTCCACCAGCTCCGGCACCGTCCGGTTCAAGGGCGGCATCATTTGCCGCACCACCCACTCCCGATGCTCTATCGAATAACGCGCCACACGGCTCTCACTTCCGCCCACCGACCAAGACTCATCGAATCAACTCACACGACAACTATCCTGACGCGGCGGGATGGCCAGGAATATTTACTTCGGAGGAAGCGTGTTCTTCTTCCTGGTGTTTCTGGGCCTTACTTACCACACAGAGCAGACTTTCCCCGAGCGAACGAACGAATCGGAAATGACCGAAGCGGTAGTGCGTGGCAAGGAAGTTTGGGAAAACAACAACTGCATTGGCTGCCACAGCCTGCTCGGCGAGGGTGCCTACTTCGCACCGGAACTGGGCAACGTGTTTGTCCGCCGTGGCGGCGAGGAGACCTTCAAGCCCTTCCTGCATGCCTGGATGAAGGCGCAGCCACTCGGAGCGCCCGGTCGCCGTGCGATGCCGCAATTCAATCTCAGCGAGCAGCAAGTTGACGATATGGCGGAGTTCCTCAAGTGGACTTCGAAGATCGACACCAATGACTGGCCGCCGAACAAGGAGGGTTGAGTGATGGACGTCTTTGTTTCCGAATCCATAGAAGGGGCCACGAGATGAGCAGTTTTAATCCGCATCTCAAATTCCAATCGCAGGCCGTTGCTAAACCCTACTTCGTGTTTGCGCTCATTCTGTTCGTCGGTCAGGTGCTGTTCGGCCTGATCATGGGGCTTCAGTACGTGGTGGGCGACTTCCTGTTCCCGCTGCTGCCTTTCAACGTGGCGCGGATGGTTCACACCAACCTGCTGATAGTCTGGCTGTTGTTCGGCTTCATGGGGGCGGCCTACTACCTGATCCCTGAGGAATCGGACTGTGAGTTGCACAGCCCGAAACTGGCCATCATCCTGTTCTGGGTGTTTGCCGCCGCGGGCGTGCTGACCATTCTCGGCTACCTGTTCGTGCCCTACGCGGCTCTGGCAGAAATGACCAGAAACGACCTGTTACCGACCATGGGACGAGAGTTTCTCGAACAGCCAACGATCACCAAGATCGGGATCGTGGTGGTTGCTCTTGGCTTCCTCTACAACATCGGCATGACCATGCTCAAAGGTCGCAAGACCGTGGTCAGTACGGTGATGATGACCGGTCTGATCGGCCTGGCAGTGTTCTTCCTGTTCGCGTTCTACAACCCGGAAAACCTTTCTCGCGACAAGTTCTACTGGTGGTTCGTCGTACACCTGTGGGTAGAAGGCGTTTGGGAACTGATCATGGGTGCGATGCTGGCCTTCGTCCTGATCAAGGTCACCGGCGTGGACCGCGAAGTAATCGAGAAGTGGTTGTACGTGATCATCGCCATGGCCCTGATCACCGGCATCATCGGTACCGGACACCACTTCTTCTGGATCGGCGCGCCGACTGTGTGGTTGTGGGTGGGATCGATCTTCTCAGCCCTTGAACCGCTACCGTTCTTCGCCATGGTGCTGTTTGCCCTGAACATGGTGAACCGTCGTCGCCGCGAACATCCGAACAAGGCTGCATCGCTGTGGGCAATCGGTACTACCGTGACCGCGTTCCTTGGCGCTGGCGTGTGGGGCTTCATGCACACCCTGGCCCCGGTGAACTACTACACCCACGGCTCGCAGTTGACCGCCGCACACGGCCACCTGGCCTTCTACGGCGCTTACGCAATGATCGTGATGACCATGATCAGCTACGCCATGCCGCGTCTGCGTGGTCTGGGTGAGGCGCCTGATGCTCGGGCACAGCGTATTGAAGTCTGGGGCTTCTGGCTGATGACCATCTCCATGATCGCCATCACCCTGTTCCTCACCGCTGCTGGTGTCGTGCAGATCTGGCTGCAACGGATTCCTGCCGACGGCGCCGCCATGTCGTTCATGAACACCGCTGACCAGCTGGCCATCTTCTTCTGGCTGCGCTTCATCGCCGGGGTGTTCTTCCTGATCGGCCTGGTCTGCTACCTGTACAGCTTCCGCCAGCGCGGTCGGGTACCGGTTGTAGTAGCAGCCCCTGCTGCGGCCTGAGACACAGTGCAATGAGGATCGACGGCCCGACTGGTAACAGCGGGCCGTTTTGCTTTATCAGCGCCGGTACGGAGTAAGCGTCATGGCCTTTACCATCGAAGTGGAAGAGTGGGTCGGCAGTGTCTGGCACCGCTTCATCACCCGTCGCGCCAGCCCGGATTTTCCGGAGGCACGGGTCGATCTTGAGAGCATGCAGCGATCGTTGTCGCTGATGTTTCGCGCCATGGGTGGGGCCAGCGGTGTCGGTGTCGAGGCCGCTAGCGCGCGCGACCTGGTGCTGCGGCGCAACCTGCTGCAACAGGTGGCCGGCACCTGCATGCAATTGCCGGTGGCCTGGTGCGACAGCAGTAACCTGCGCCTTCCACAGAGTCTTGCGGTGTACCCGGAAGTCTCACTCAATCAGGATCTTTATCGCTGGCTGGCGCTGATCGCAGCGCAGGCCGGACAGATGCGCCACTGGGCGCGTGACAATCAGCGCTGGACACAAGCGCTGCTCGAACAATTTCCAGCCATGCGCCCGCGTTATCAGCGCCTGGTCGAGGCGCATCTGCAATTGCGCCCTGATCCGAAACAGCTGCCCAAAGCCGAGGCTGCGCTGGAAGCGGCGCTTTGCCAGGCCCTGCGCGAGCCTGGCAGCGTCAGCCAGTTCCCGCGCTGCGAGCGAGCGCCTTGGCCGTTGTCGCTGTGGCTTTACCCGGCGGAAAACCTTGGCGAGCCTCAGGCGGTCTATCGGGTCGAGGAGGGCGAGGGCGATCTGGAAACGCCGCCTAGCGGCGAGTCCCGGCAGCGCAAGCGTGCCCGGCGCGTCGACGATAGCTCCAGCAAAGGCGGGCTGCTGCTGTTCCGTCTGGAAAACCTGTTCAGCTGGTCCGAGCATGTCGAACTGGACCGCTGCGATGACGACACCGAAGACCTCGACGCGGCCCGCGTCGCCGAGGACCTCGACGAACTGGCTCTGTCGCGCCAGCGGATGCGCCAGGGTGGCGGCTTGAAGCTCGACCTGGACCTGCCTGCGTCGGACTTTGACGATGTGCCGTTGGGTGAAGGCATCAAGTTGCCCGAGTGGAACTATCGCAAGCAGTGCCTGCAAAAGGACTTCGTCAATCTGCAGATGATGTTGCCCTGCGGCTCCGAACCCAAGCCGTTGCCGCTGCGCCTTTCGCCCCTGGCAAGACGCTTGCGCCGACAGTTCGAACATCTGCGCAACGACCGTCAGTGGCTGCGCCAGCAACCCCAGGGTTCTGAACTGGACATGCAGGCCTGGTTGGATTTTCACGTCGAGCGGCAGAACGGCCAGTGCGCCGAGCGCGGCCTGTTCATGGAGCAGCGGCAGAATCGTCGTGATCTGGCCTGCCTGCTGCTGGCCGATCTATCCATGTCCACCGATGCACATCTGGACAACGAGCACCGTGTGATCGACGTTGTCATCGATAGCCTGCTGCTGTTTGGCGAAGCCTTGTCGGCCGTCGGCGATCCGTTCGCGCTATACGGCTTCTCCTCGCTGCGTCGCCAGC
Encoded here:
- a CDS encoding cbb3-type cytochrome c oxidase subunit I, coding for MSSFNPHLKFQSQAVAKPYFVFALILFVGQVLFGLIMGLQYVVGDFLFPLLPFNVARMVHTNLLIVWLLFGFMGAAYYLIPEESDCELHSPKLAIILFWVFAAAGVLTILGYLFVPYAALAEMTRNDLLPTMGREFLEQPTITKIGIVVVALGFLYNIGMTMLKGRKTVVSTVMMTGLIGLAVFFLFAFYNPENLSRDKFYWWFVVHLWVEGVWELIMGAMLAFVLIKVTGVDREVIEKWLYVIIAMALITGIIGTGHHFFWIGAPTVWLWVGSIFSALEPLPFFAMVLFALNMVNRRRREHPNKAASLWAIGTTVTAFLGAGVWGFMHTLAPVNYYTHGSQLTAAHGHLAFYGAYAMIVMTMISYAMPRLRGLGEAPDARAQRIEVWGFWLMTISMIAITLFLTAAGVVQIWLQRIPADGAAMSFMNTADQLAIFFWLRFIAGVFFLIGLVCYLYSFRQRGRVPVVVAAPAAA
- a CDS encoding Lrp/AsnC family transcriptional regulator — encoded protein: MDELDRQLINRLQHGLPLVRHPWEALAEELGSTAEVLRLRVQALLDDGTLTRFGPMFDIDRLGGAFTLAALSVPEARFDAVAAQLEAMPEVAHNYRREHQWNMWFVLGCETPQGITETIARIEAQTGLTVLNLPKEETFHVGLHFPV
- a CDS encoding Lrp/AsnC family transcriptional regulator; the protein is MNSCLNELQAMQLRRLLETGLPLAARPYQRLAEQIGSVEEHVLQQIQRWQEEGLFRRVGLVLKHRALGFRANAMLVMDIPDAQVDEIGRRLGQAAGVNLCYQRPRRLPQWPYNLFCMVHGREREQVCQLIERLLADNGLSEVPHQLLFSTRAFKQCGGRFAPPLREVVNG
- a CDS encoding IS3 family transposase (programmed frameshift), whose product is MARYSIEHREWVVRQMMPPLNRTVPELVEATGITDATLYAWRKQARAAGAVVPGDGQQADQWSSQDKFRVVLESASLNAAELAEYCRRKGLYVEQIKAWREACEQANGSVQPSKTRREREEEKAAKKRIKQLERELRRKDAALAETAALLVLRKKAEALWGKGRGRMISAPDRRETLQLIEEAVAAGARRAQACAELGLSLRSLQRWQHCPEDRRPSAQRAEPANKLSPQERRRVLEAANQPEFASLPPQQIVARLADQGTWLASESTFYRVLKEAEQQHPRGRSRPPVKRALTTHVADGPNQLWCWDITWLPTTVKGRYFYWYMIKDVYSRKLVANEVHESESAEQAAQLLRQACLREQRAGQPLVLHSDNGSAMKGSTMLAAMQNLGVMPSFSRPRVSNDNAYAEALFRTAKYCPLWPERPFDTLEQARSWVNRFVDWYNHEHRHSALKFVTPAQRHTGQAEELLRKRIELYEAARARYPERWSGDIRNWSLAPIVCLNPEREAVLQQTSKAA
- a CDS encoding Lrp/AsnC family transcriptional regulator encodes the protein MSVCTSPSDEGLTRRLIELTEAGLPLVADPWAWLAEELGIDVDDTLALLQRLQADGAIRRVAAIPNHYRLGYRHNGMTVWDVDDAEIARLGALIGAQPFVSHCYRRPRQEGWPYNLFAMVHGRDASDIEAYRNQIRALLGNACRANDMLVSSRILKKTGLRLAGQRRV
- a CDS encoding c-type cytochrome, whose product is MARNIYFGGSVFFFLVFLGLTYHTEQTFPERTNESEMTEAVVRGKEVWENNNCIGCHSLLGEGAYFAPELGNVFVRRGGEETFKPFLHAWMKAQPLGAPGRRAMPQFNLSEQQVDDMAEFLKWTSKIDTNDWPPNKEG